One stretch of Miscanthus floridulus cultivar M001 chromosome 18, ASM1932011v1, whole genome shotgun sequence DNA includes these proteins:
- the LOC136524169 gene encoding uncharacterized protein, protein MAYDIKHTRWVSDNKKCCAVIENTIDPALTGSIEKCDTAVAYFERIKNQFTGSSKVYATHLFRQLTNEKFKGGSIRDHILKMSHLANKLKGMELEIQPQLLIHFVLASLPREYENFVISYNMQPEKWDLDKLIAQCVDEELRINGQPGGQANLVKGKGKRPFNPGSPAKKGPMQQKPHFQQ, encoded by the coding sequence ATGGCTTATGACATAAAGCATACTCGATGGGTCAGTGACAACAAGAAATGTTGTGCTGTCATTGAGAATACAATTGACCCAGCTCTTACAGGGTCAATTGAAAAGTGTGACACTGCTGTTGCTTACTTTGAGAGGATCAAGAACCAGTTCACTGGTTCCTCCAAAGTGTATGCTACCCATTTGTTCAGGCAATTGACAAATGAAAAGTTCAAAGGAGGTAGCATACGTGACCATATCCTGAAAATGAGTCACTTGGCAAATAAGCTGAAAGGAATGGAACTGGAGATACAACCACAGCTCCTTATCCATTTTGTTTTAGCTTCCTTGCCTAGAGAGTATGAGAATTTTGTCATAAGCTACAACATGCAGCCTGAGAAATGGGACTTAGACAAGCTCATTGCTCAGTGTGTTGATGAGGAGCTCAGGATCAATGGCCAACCTGGTGGCCAAGCAAACCTGGTCAAAGGGAAGGGCAAAAGGCCCTTCAATCCTGGCTCCCCAGCAAAGAAAGGTCCTATGCAACAGAAACCACACTTTCAGCAATAG